atgatcaTGCAAACATTAAAAAATGCAGTACGATCATTTCTTTCTAGTAAGTAACAAAAAGCATAAACGATATGATTTAAGGTTATGTCAAATGTTTTAaacgtaataaattataatatttttctttcgttttaatagaaaataattccgCTGTGATATTTATCCaaagaaaaggattaaaaatatttaatccaCCTGTTAAGATTCGAAGTaagttttattcttattaactttacaaatttatttgcattaatataataacaaatatcaatgtgtatatttttaagaTGTTGAATATCCtgagaaaaataaacttaAAATTATGGAAAAAGTCCCGCAATATCCATCAAATTTACGTCCTTttaaaatgcaaaagaaattaaaattaatgcgTGGACCAGAAACTGTACACAATACTTTATTACACAAGCAATATGGAATTATAGtgagtttatatatttaaaataataataataataataataataaaaagaatttaatacgtttaatcacggaaaatatttttaagaaggttgagtaataaaattattaaaaattttatgaccgtatataatttataggcTACAGGAGGTGGAAGATTAAAATATGGTCATTTTGAAATGATACGTATGACGCTTTTacgtaaatttaattttaatgatatatttgcTATCTGGCGTGTTGATGCACCATGGCAACCTGTTACTAAGAAggttgtataaaaaaaaaaaaaaagaaaagaaaagaaaaaaaacccgtgttatttattttatagtacgtatcaatcaattaataaaattgctTTGTACAGAGCCAAGGTTCACGTATGGGAAGTGGTAAAGGATCGATAGATCATTATGTTACTCCAATTAAAGCTGGAAGAGTAATTGTGGAAATTGGCGGggatatacaatattttcaagtgcgtaattattttatttaattatcttatatttgaaatagagTAAAACACAAAGTGTAAtacttaatattgttacattCATTAGGTAAAGAAAGTATTAGAAGATATAGCAGCCAAATGTCCATTTAAAGCTATGGCTGTTAGTCaagaaatattagataaaatggcggaaaaagaaaaacaaaaagaggaagCTAATTTGAATCCTTGGACgtggaaatatattattcagaATAATATTGGTGGTTGTCATAATTGGATATCGCCGTTTGACAAAAGAtggtacaataaatatatataaattaaatagtattaaatttaaatgggtaccctttaattaaatattacttattaataaatcatttatatctaatacggaataaatactaataaataatatccgaTATGTCAAATATCTTACCTTAGTAAACgcgatttaataatttaatgaaaggAAGGGATTCGAAAAATATGTGAATAATGAAGTAACGAATAAATTATGGCAATGCAATTATGTtacaattacaatatttttatatatctttgatGATGGTTTGGTGGTAACAACAGGTAAATACTACATATTGTACATTGAGTAGGCGATAGTCGTACCTTATTGTTTAATTAGCGTATCGGCGACGCCGGCGCCGACGCCAACaacgccgacgacgacgacgaagctGACGACGGTAATATGTCTTATGGTgacaacagcaataacaacaatagcaacaaaaACGTTTGTAACAAGAACGGTAACGGCAACGATGTTGATggcgatgatgataatgagtATGCCAAAAACGATCGCTATAGCAATGATCTTATATTgcatgaagatgatgatgattattatgatgatgttgatgatgatgatgatgatgatgatgatgagaataataataataataattacaacaacaataatagtaataaaaatatcagtaGACTCAATAGTGAAAatagtgaaatatttaatatttatgattgcGCTTGAATGAAATTTAAGTGGATTTAACGACAAGATATCCCTAACAAATCCTTAGATATTATAGTCCGTCATCACGGACGTGGCCGTCACCGTCGTTGTCATCATTGCGTCATTTGTCGCTCCCATTGTCATTGTCGTAATCGCAAGCGATAacgcgcttttttttttttttttaaatacttcattccgtatttattacatttaacgtAGATAGGGTGACGCCATGTCAAAGGaatgtgtgtttatgtgtacGCAGACAGCATTACGATGATCATAAACTCTAATCAGCAAGAACTTAGTTACACCGAGAGGTATGACGCGCGATTTTACGTTCGGTGAccttataaatacatacatacatacatccgtTAAAAGTTATTTgccatttttttaattggccACGGATATTCTTCGTTAAAACTCAGGTAAGAATCGAagcgtagaagaagaagaagaagaagaagaagaagaagaagaagaagaagaagaaggaagagaaggagaaggatcgAAGGAGGACGATCGAAGAACGCGTGAAAAACGTGCATACTATGTTCCCGAACGTACGACgagtagaaagaaaggaactttttgtttctattttaaaagCGCGTCAAAAGATCATATCGGAACGTTTATCATTTCGTCTgtgcattttcttcttctctctctctctctctctttctctctctctctctctctcttttcttttcaattctctttttctctaaattTTCGATCGCATAATAAAGATCCGAAGGCGCATAGTAGACCCGTCAGTATGTTTCCCATCAATGGGTCGTCGTCACGTGACAACTTTTTTCGTACAATCTTTATCATTTCTAGATCAttctaaatgtaaatattattgatctcATTGACGCACATTGTTagtgttaattatttttatcggtaAGACCGCCAATGTTGTTCTCCTGTGCGACAAATGGGCCGAGCGAGAGcggattttaataaataaagaagaaaaagcgcGCGTCTCACTCTGCAGTCGATATGATtgattcgttttcattttattcattgaCAACGAGTCTTTCTCACTTTATATAATAAAGCAATGTTTATGCATTCGGAACTTTCGCTGATCGATGGATCCGCCGTTCGCGACTCGAAGAAACGCATCATACGGCGAAAGGCAACGTAGATCGCGCGTTACGAcgattaattgtttatatatatatatatatgtatatatatatatataaacaattaattgtttatatatatatacatatacatatatatatataatagttacGCTATAAGACTAGATTCTCGACGGGTTAATGTACGTTTTCTCGATTTCGGCACGGAATTATTTCTCCGTTGCACCAATTAGAGAtgtctatattattaatgatcgtCATCTGATCCGCGCACTTACaattacatatgtagataACGCGACCGTAGATCACCGACGATACTTACGCGTTATAGATAGATTACATAGgtgtgattctttttttttctttttttttctttttttttttttttaaagcgcGATCAGTTTCATCGGACGTCGTTTGTCATTATCGTCGATTTTTATCACTATAATTCCACGCGACGTGCTAACACACAACttacagatacatacatacttagaCACGTAGTCCTTAGATGCCTATTAATGAtagtttttttcgttttctctttttttttgtttcttttcttttctttttcctttttcccttttcccgtTTCCGTTCCTCGGATCAAGATCGATCGCATCTtgcacttttctcttttcctctttttctatttctatttctatttctatttcttttcctttttttttcccccttcttcATTTAATAGTATCGTATcgatcctttttccttttcaacgatcgggaacaaagagagaaagcgcaCGATCGAGTTCTCGCAAGGGAAACGACGAATTcgcgaagaagaggaagaacagGGTGGCTGTAGGGACTGAGGGTTGGGTGGAGGagggttcttttttttttccgaaggGGATATGCGTACTGTGCGTGTCTTCGTTCGAGATTATTGAAAGGGAAGTTTCAAGACGAGCGGGGAGGGACGTAataagagaggagagaaaaatcaCGCGCGCGTGCGATAGctctcgtcgtcgttattaCCTAGCACGCACGCAGTAGTAACTGATATGGAAAGGACGAATCGAGATCGAAGGGCTCGCGCTAAGACCCTTACGATctaacgtaatatatatatatatatatatatatatatatatatatatatatataaatatatcatatatgtatgtatgctctTCGCTTGCTACGgccatatataaatgtaaagttAAATCTGTAAGTCCGTAATTAATAATCTGCGCTatcgcgatatatatatatatataatatatatatgtacacagtCTTACAAAgcaaaatttacaaatattacgaCGCACCATCGGCTCGAATAAATATAcgtgtgatttttttttttattttcttgtttttttttttttttttttcgacgcgGAACGCAACCAGAGATTTCCGATAGTTTCGATCGCGACGGTCATCTCGACCTCTGACCCAATCCGAACAGGAAGACTATTTTTCGCCGATTCTTAGGTATCTAGATAGGTGGGAAAATTATAACTGATGAAATaagtaaagataaattttaacagtaagataatgttaataaatatgaataagaaaCGAATGAATAGGTCgtgtattattttcatcgaagaaaaatattgaaaacgaAAATAGATGAAGAAAGGTGATGATGGTGTGATAAGgcgatatataattaattagaaaatagatagatgagatagagagagagagagaaagagagagacagagggagagagagagagagagagagagagaagatcaaAATCGAGATCGGAACATCGGATCAAAGTCTTCTCGTTGGACTGCACTGCTGGGAAAGCAAGAGTAACGAACCAGCAATTTGGTGCCCCGCGAATGACAAAGGTAAGGGAAGTCGCAAAAATACGGGCCAGGGATGGGGGATGAAGGGTTATGGATTAATTGAAGGGAAAAGGCTTGAGCGAGAGATCGAGAAGATATACGGGGGCGAGAACGGTGATATGAGGAtgagtcgatcgatcgattcgtcAAAATCCGTAATAGCATCGATATcattataaggataattataattggcATATaatatcctctctctttttcggaTCGATCTATCACCCTATCACATCACCGGCAGTCGGATAAAGCCTCTGTATTAGTCGTGTCCTCTATTCGCGTGTACATACCATACGTAGTACGTGTACCTATTATGTAGTATGTGTAAGTGTAGTAAACGTGTTCAGTCTTCGTGTTAGTGTTATCCGCGCTTAGTGTACCTGTATTTCTCTTTACGCATGCTCTTGACGTGCTGCTAGGAAGCTGACTAGATTATTAGTCTAGAATACGAAACATCCGTACGGGTCATCTCCAATGGCAAAGCTCCATCAGCGCGCGGGCGAGCTTTTTTATAAATCGGTGCCAGACGCGAGTCAACCCCTTCTCGTCAATCTACGTATCTAACGAGACCAATTGACGAGGAGGAAGCGCTCGGAGATCGGAAGAATGTAGGACGACGCGAGGACCCCGGAGCTTCGTATAGACGTTGACTACTACGGACGACCTTCGATGAGGTCGGACTCTTCTACCTAGGCGTTCGATTCCTTCAAATTGTCGAAGTATTGCATGATCTGATTATAATCCATACCGAGATTAAGGTCTTCGAGTGCGACGGACTCCTCCTGCTCCTGGGAAGACGATGAGGACGCCgtcgaggaggaggaggaggaactaTTGGAGGACGGTGACGTGGAGGGCGGGGAGGTCGACGATGAGGCAATGGTCGTGGTGGAAGCGTTCACAGAGGATGCGACGGCTGACGTTGAAAACGAGGAGAACATAGGATTTCCGACTATCGTCGCCCTTTTCACCTCTCTAGACCTCGCCTCTTTCGAATAAGGattctgttgttgttgttgttgttgctgctgttgtagtagtaattgttgttgttgtagttGTAGCTGTTTGTCGTCGAGATTAACCAACTCGACGaactcctcctcttcctcgccATTCTCCTTTGGACTGTTCGCTCTACCTTTACCGTGTTGCTGCGTCGTTAGTGGCTTAACAACGTTATTCTGTTGGAGTTGCTTGTTCGCATTGTGCCGATGATTCGCGTGATGTCCGGACGCGCTACCACTGCTGGACGCACGATGACGATGCTTTCTAGGTGTTTCTGGCAGCCTAACGATCATTCCGGTGTTTCTGTGCGGTGGTACAGGCGGCTTGTAATCCTCGTTtccgttgttgttgttgttgttgttgttgctgccaTTTATAGGAGCGGCTGTAACGGCGACCGCCGTGGCCGCTGCTGCCACGCTCGAATTCGCTGAAACTCCATGGGGTGGCAAAGGCGGTGGTACGTCCTCGTTACTGATAAAGAATTAAACTCGTTATTAGAACGAGATCAGAATCGATAACTGTCAGATTTATCACgaagaattaagaaaataatttactcgTTACGCGTAGTCACTAGCACTGAGCCTGCCGTGGACACGGTCGGTGCAGTCACATTGTTCGCCGGTAATGGCTTAATCGGAGCGGATTTAACCGCAAAACTATTTCGTGGCAATTTATCCCTCTTGCAATAGGTCGTGCTATCGATGGGACCTGTATTGTTCGTTCGTTGAACAGCCGATGGAAGTTCGATATGATTTGGATTGTCGAAGCAAGTACCTAATTCCGGTGTTTCTACCTCGACGTCACCGGCCAAAGGATTGTTGGTCACGTGCACCTAAAGTAATCGTGTAAGTGAATGAATCAATATAcatcgttaaataaataaattaaaaattcaaagaaaattaaagtaattaatgTCCATTGAAATACCATTTGAGGACCACAAGCGGCACGTTCGAGGGTGGCCCGTCCCAACCAAACCCAATCGTGCGCGTTGGTCGTAGATTCCCTAGGAGGTCTTCTACCCGAGGCGAGTTGATTGGCTGCTGCCCTGGCCCTAGCAGCACCGGAGAGAACAGGGACAGCACTTCCGGTCAGCGGAGAATCCGGGGATTGGGGCTTGAACTTGCTCGCGTAGACAACGCAGGAGACGACGAAGACAACGATCGCGAAGCAAAAGGCCGCCAGCAGGACGTACATGCCGATCTCGAGTGGACTCATGCGGGATCCGCCGTGATGCCGTATCCCGACACCGCCCATTCCTCCTGAAGACATGCCATTAGCTATAGCCGTGAGGTGCTGCCGCGCCTGCACCAAAGGCTCGTGCTCGTGCTCGTTCTCGTCTTTCAGCGGTAACCCTTTGCACAGAAaacaaagagacagaaagagagagggcaaGAGTGAGAAAAGAAGCCGCCACTAATCGCGCTCTACCGCTTGATACCGGACACCTTGCGGTTGGCCATGCCTGAACGATCGTTCACCGATGAGTTTTCTTAATGCATGCACTTATTCGAATTATTCTCTCGTTTCATCGAACTACGAGCCCAAGCAAAACAACGCGAAGTCtcttgcctttttcttttcttttctttcttttttcttttttgttttctttgaaGCGAAAgacgaacgaagaaaggagaaaagggataaatgaaaaaaagaaaaaagaaaagaagaagaaaaggaggaataaAGTAgtatagaaatgaaagaaggaaaagtgcTGAACCTAATGCTATCCAGTCATGTCTTTCAAATAGGAAACATGAAAGGAAGAGTGCAAAGCGGAGAGAAAtcataagatgaaataaaagaaaagcgcTGAATATGAAAGATCGAAAAGAAGTCTGTTGCCAAAGGGGTACAGAACCTATTTACCGATAAGAATGTCATGGAGATCCGGCGCCATCTCGCCACGAttcgttttcctttctcgATGATGATGCGAACCAACGGTGCCTCCGCCGTCGTTTTGTACGAATTCCGGTCGATTAGCGAGGTCGCTCGAGGAGAAATCTACTTCGACGTTGGCCGACGCACTAGCCAGGGAAGCGACCGCTGCTCTTTGAGAAGCTTTGCCTGATCTTCTACCGGAAAGACGACAGGCATCTGCCAATTGAAGGCTGACCCTCA
This DNA window, taken from Vespa crabro chromosome 24, iyVesCrab1.2, whole genome shotgun sequence, encodes the following:
- the LOC124432274 gene encoding 39S ribosomal protein L16, mitochondrial; translation: MIMQTLKNAVRSFLSKNNSAVIFIQRKGLKIFNPPVKIRNVEYPEKNKLKIMEKVPQYPSNLRPFKMQKKLKLMRGPETVHNTLLHKQYGIIATGGGRLKYGHFEMIRMTLLRKFNFNDIFAIWRVDAPWQPVTKKSQGSRMGSGKGSIDHYVTPIKAGRVIVEIGGDIQYFQVKKVLEDIAAKCPFKAMAVSQEILDKMAEKEKQKEEANLNPWTWKYIIQNNIGGCHNWISPFDKRWYNKYI